Proteins encoded by one window of Lathyrus oleraceus cultivar Zhongwan6 chromosome 1, CAAS_Psat_ZW6_1.0, whole genome shotgun sequence:
- the LOC127136063 gene encoding 20 kDa chaperonin, chloroplastic, with translation MASSQLTASSISTRNVASFQGLRPSGVQFHGARNVRIGNPARRSFKGVVVKAATVVAPKYTAIKPLGDRVLVKVKEAEEKTEGGILLPSTAQSKPQGGEVVAVGEGKTLGKNQVDISVKPGAQVVYSKYAGTEVDFNGEKHLIVKDDDIVGILETDDIKDLKPLNDRILIKIEKAEEKTSGGLFLTEATKEKPSFGTVVAVGPGLVDEEGNIKPLSVTPGNTVLYSKYAGNDFKGKDGLEYITLRSSDVMAVLS, from the exons ATGGCTTCTTCTCAGTTGACAGCATCATCAATTTCTACTAGGAACGTTGCATCGTTTCAAGGACTTCGACCTTCTGGAGTTCAGTTTCATGGTGCTCGAAATGTTAGAATTGGTAACCCTGCACGAAGGTCCTTCAAGGGTGTGGTTGTCAAAGCAGCCACTGTCGTTGCCCCCAAG TACACGGCAATCAAGCCTTTGGGTGACAGAGTACTTGTAAAAGTTAAGGAAGCAGAAGAGAAGACAGAGGGTGGAATTTTGCTTCCATCAACTGCTCAATCAAAGCCTCAAGGAGGTGAGGTGGTTGCTGTTGGTGAAGGAAAGACACTCGGAAAGAACCAAGTTGATATTAGTGTGAAG CCAGGTGCACAAGTTGTGTATTCAAAGTATGCAGGTACTGAGGTGGATTTCAACGGTGAGAAGCATCTTATTGTGAAGGATGACGACATTGTTGGCATCCTTGAAACCGATGACATCAAGGATCTTAAACCATTGAATGACAGAATCCTGATAAAG ATTGAAAAAGCCGAGGAAAAAACTTCAGGTGGTTTGTTTCTCACAGAGGCAACCAAGGAGAAACCTTCATTTGGAACC GTCGTAGCAGTTGGTCCAGGGCTTGTGGATGAGGAAGGCAACATAAAACCTTTGTCTGTTACTCCTGGGAACACAGTTTTGTACTCCAAATACGCCGGTAATGACTTCAAAGGCAAAGATGGTTTGGAGTACATAACATTGAGGAGTTCAGATGTCATGGCTGTTCTCTCTTAG